The following DNA comes from Lentimicrobiaceae bacterium.
GCTATTGACGGCGACACAGCACAAGTTGGTCCGCAAATTGCCGAACTACTTGATTTACCACAAGTATCGTATGTTGCCGATTGTAAACTCAATAGCGACCGTTCAGTTAATATCAAAAAAATGAATGAAACAGGCTATCAAATCCTGAAAGCACAATTGCCTTGTCTTCTTACAGTACTCTCTACAGGATTTAAACCCAGATATATGAGAGTAAGCGGAATAATGGAAGCCTATGATAGAGAAGTTGAACTATGGACAGCCGATCAAATTGACGTTAGCGTTGAAAAACTCGGACTAAAAGGTTCGCCTACCAAAGTTGCTAAATCATTCGCTAAAAGCGTTAAACAAGCCGGCGAACAGTTTGAAGTTGACTCTGAACAAGCTGTGGCTATTATCATTAGCCGACTTAAAGAAAAGTTTATTATTTAATCAACAAAGCACTCAAAAAGTAATTAAAAATGAATAATCAAGATTATAAAAATGTTTTTGTTTTCGTAGAACAGCGAGAAGGAAAAGTTTCGAAAGTTGGACTTGAGTTGCTTGGTAAAGCTACTCAACTTGCCACCGCATTAGAACAAAAAGTTGTTGCTATGCTTGCAGGACACAATGTAAAAGAGAATGCACAAAACCTGATTGAGCACGGTGCAGATGTGGTTTTAGTTGCCGACCATCCATACTTGGAACAATATCTGACCGAACAATATACACAAGCAATAGGACAAATGATTATTAAACACAAACCTAACATTGTTCTATTTGGAGCAACAACAATAGGAAGAGACCTTGCTCCGCGCCTTTCGGCACGCCTTGAAACAGGTCTTACAGCCGATTGTACAAAACTTGAAATTGGCGACAATAACGATTTTCTTATGACTCGTCCGGCTTTTGGCGGAAACCTAATGGCAACAATAGTTTGCCCTAACCATCGACCGCAAATGTCGACAGTACGACCTGGCGTTATGGTTAAAAATGCTGCCGATAAATCAAGAAAAGGCGAAATAATCGATTTCAACGTCGATTTTGATAGCTCCAAATTTAAAGTTGAGATTATTGAAAGCGTTACCGAAACAAAAAACAAGATAGATATTGCAGATGCAAAAGTCCTTGTTTCGGGCGGACGTGGTATTGGTTGCTACGAAGGCTACGACAAACTTGCCGAACTTGCAAAACTATTGAAAGCCGAAGTATCTGCTTCGCGTGCCCTTGTTGATGCAGGTATTGCAACTCAAGACAGACAGGTTGGTCAGACTGGTAAGACAGTTAGACCCGATTTGTACTTTGCTTTCGGAATATCGGGAGCAATTCAGCACCTTGCGGGAATGGAAGAATCGGATTTTATTATAGCTGTAAATAAAGATAAATCAGCTCCTATTTTTAACGTTGCCGATTTAGGCATAGTTGGCGATTTGTGTGAAATAATTCCACTATTAACACAACGCCTAGCCGACGAACTTTCTGATAAGTAGATTGAAAATTTAATCAAAATTCTTTTGCAAACTTACCGTGAGCGGAGCAATTTCGTTTGCGGTAAGTTTTTTGTTTTTATAAAATATAAATATGATTGACTATTGTATGGGAAACTAATACTCAAATGCTTTCAATAAGCGTGTGCTACTTACCTCCTCATTTTATTATATTTCAATTCTCGTAAGTAATCGTTTCTTAATGTGCCACCTACACCACCTATTATAAACTGAATTGTTATAGGATTTCCGGTAAAATCAATAACTTTATTCATGGAGTAGTCAACAATATTGTATTTAGTTCTTAATCCTAAATAAAATGAATTAGTTATGTAATATCTGTATCCTATTCCCATGTTAAGGTTATATGTTAATACAGAAACTCCTTTAATATCTTCATCTTTATCTACATCCAGTACATCAAAACCATCAAGTGCTATTCCTCCTGTTAGCTGCATTTCATGTCCATTTCTTGAGAAAAGGTCTCTTCCTACATCAAATCCTACATATGCTCCAAAAAAATAATTTGTGCTTATTATCGAATCACCAAATTGTTTTATTCTTGCTTCATAGTAATTTGGCGATTTTACAGGTCTAATAGTCAAAGTAAAATCATAATTCATTTTTTTATGTTTTGCTCCCATCTGAAAACCTATTTCAGGATGCAAACCCAACTTTTTCAATTTTCCGGTTGGAATCCATACGCCCGTAATCCACGACAGGTGAAATTCAGCCATGTTGACATATTTATTCACGATGTTTTCATACTCAGTTGTCAGACGATTTTCGCCATAAATGCCACTTTGAATTTTTGGAAATATAGTATCATAATTTTCACCATAAAATTCAGTCAATAAATATTCAATTTGCTCAGTTTGATAGTTTTTCATTAAACTTTTTGATAATTCTTGGGTGTATTTATCAAATTCTTGTCCGGGTGGCGTATAACCGTAATAAGGTTCGGAATAATCGTAATAATAACTGTTTGAATATTTAATCATATCCATACGTTTCTGATAATTTAATATGTTACTGAGCGTTCCTATATTTAATAGCGAATCGTGGTATTGGTTTTGTTTTAAAGCCAACAAAATTTTTGCTCTATATATAGGCTCTCTCATGCCACATTTGCTTTCCCAATATTGCAACAAATAATTTGCAGAATCGAGTTTGTTTTCTTTCATGTACTTTACAAAATACAATCCGCTATTGTACGAGATATCGGAACAAGTTACCGACCTTTGTTGTATTAGTATATTACCAAAATCCTGTCCGAACAATAAACCCGATAAAAAAATCACTACAGTGAATAATCCTATTTTTTTCATATGCTTATGTGTTATTATATTACTTTAAAAAGTATAATTAGCTTAAATCTCTTTCAAAAATACTAAATTTTTAAATTTAAAACACTTGTATAGTTTTTTTATTGGAAATTAATAATATCTGTAAAAGTTATTATATTTGCATAAGTTTTTGGTAAACAACGTGTTTGTTTATGAAGATATGCTTATTCTAACATCCTGACAAGCAAATAAAACAAATTATGTGTTGCAAGCACAATATTAAGAAATTTAAGCTAAACGAGATAAGACGACATCTTTTCCGCCTAATAACGATATTGACTTCGTTTCTTCTTTTAATTAATTTAGGCATTTTTGCACAAATTCCCACCCTACCTCTAAAACCACATGCTGAAGAATACGTTTTTAACGAAATAAAACTACCCGGCGACGAACCTATTCGCGATATTTTAGCTCTTTTGCAAGACAAGCGCGGGTTTGTGTGGATGGCAGGCAACCACGGACTAATGCGATACGACGGACACGATTTTAAAATCTTCTACAATATACCCGGCGACAATAATTCTATTATTGATACCGATTTGCTATCGCTTTATCTGCTAGGCGACACGATATTATGTATAGGCGGTAAACACGGAATTTCATTGATGGATATTCGCACCGAAAAGATTACCAATTTGGCACACGACCAAGACGGAAATACTGTTGAATGGGTTAATGATTTTTATCCCGATGAAGATGGAATAATTTGGATAGGGGCTCTTAACGGACTTTATAGCTTGAAACCGGATTTATCGGGTATCATCAATCATTATCTTGATATACCACCAATAGTAACCGATGGAGACCCTGCTTTTGCCAAAAGAGTGTACTGCATAGCTCAACATAGCATTGATAAAAATAGACTAATGCTGGGAATCGGAAGTGGTTTATTGAGTTTCGATAAAAAACTAAACTCAATACATAAAGTATATCCAAATTCGGAAATTAAGTTTTGGCGTTCTCAATCCAGTATTCATAAATTCGTACAAGAAGGAAATTATTTGTGGTGTATGCGTTGGATTTCGGGAATACCGCGTTTTGATATGAAAACTGATACTTGGAAAAACTTTGGTTATCCAAAAAAAGACGATTGCCTAGAAACCACTGAAGGCGTTTGGGCTATTAGTGATTTAATGTTGAAAAATGAAAATGAAATATGGGTATGCGACGTGGATAGGGGTCTTCGTATTTTTAATAAAGATAAACAAATATTATCCCCCCTCGAACAAGAACAGACGTACAATGTTCTAAATAACTTTGCTCTTAAAATGTTTAAACTTAAAGATGGTGCACTTTGGTTAAGTAACAAAGATGGACTTTGGCGACAAAACCTGAGAGCAAAACAATTTGAAGCCCTTGATGTTCCTTTCCCTCATACTTGGGTTTCGGCAACTCTACACGATGAAGAAACTAATGAATACTATTTTGGATTATCATGGGAAAGCTATGGACTGCCTTGTTGGAATAGCTCGACACAAAAATGGACTTATTACCGACCCGAGACAAACAAAAATGAGATGTTCAACACCTACGATATTTTCAAGGACAGTTACGGAATTATTTGGGTGGCAACCGCACAACGTGGGCTTTGGTACATTGATAAACAAAGTAAGACATTGAAAC
Coding sequences within:
- a CDS encoding electron transfer flavoprotein subunit alpha/FixB family protein translates to MNNQDYKNVFVFVEQREGKVSKVGLELLGKATQLATALEQKVVAMLAGHNVKENAQNLIEHGADVVLVADHPYLEQYLTEQYTQAIGQMIIKHKPNIVLFGATTIGRDLAPRLSARLETGLTADCTKLEIGDNNDFLMTRPAFGGNLMATIVCPNHRPQMSTVRPGVMVKNAADKSRKGEIIDFNVDFDSSKFKVEIIESVTETKNKIDIADAKVLVSGGRGIGCYEGYDKLAELAKLLKAEVSASRALVDAGIATQDRQVGQTGKTVRPDLYFAFGISGAIQHLAGMEESDFIIAVNKDKSAPIFNVADLGIVGDLCEIIPLLTQRLADELSDK
- a CDS encoding electron transfer flavoprotein subunit beta/FixA family protein; this translates as MNIVVCIKQVPDTNEIKINPETGTLIREGVPSIMNPDDKSGLELALQLKDKHGAHVTVLSMGPTQADFMLREALAMGADRAILLSDRKFAGADTLATSNALAAALRKIGFDLVIAGRQAIDGDTAQVGPQIAELLDLPQVSYVADCKLNSDRSVNIKKMNETGYQILKAQLPCLLTVLSTGFKPRYMRVSGIMEAYDREVELWTADQIDVSVEKLGLKGSPTKVAKSFAKSVKQAGEQFEVDSEQAVAIIISRLKEKFII